In Runella sp. SP2, the genomic window AAGCAGCACCGTTGGCGAAAAAAGCGTTGGATTTGGGTCAGTCGAGCAACGATACTTCTTTCCCATTCTTTAAAGATGCCATCGAAAAAGGCGCCGCTGAGTTTGCCTCAAAAATTCCAGTGCCTGTGTTGCCTACTAAGAAGAAAAAGTAAAAATTTTCTCTGTGCCTCGCGTCTGACTATCGTCTAACGCGAGGTACACGTCAGACGATAGTCAGACGGGAAGCCTAATTTGCCATTTACCAAAAAAGCCTCGTCTTCACGGGGCTTTTTTGGTGAGCTATAATTTTAAAAAACAGGCGAAATTAATTCCGACGGGCTATTTCGTCACGAATTTTAGCGGCTTTTTCGTATTCTTCGTTGTTGAGAGATTGTTCCAACACTTTGTGAAGTTCTTCCAAACTCATGTTTTTGATTTGGTCAGTCCACGAACGTGGCTTTGACGACTGTACAATTTCTTCGATGGGTTCGTCGGCATCAGTTTGTGCGCCAGAGGTTATACCTGCTTCCGACAAAATGGTTTCGTACGTATAAATTGGCACATTGAAACGTAGTGCAATGGCTATGGCATCGGAAGGGCGCGCATCAATGACCGTATCACGAATGCCATCAGTGCATTGCAAACGTGCGAAGAAGATACCTTCTTTTAAATCCGAAATAATAATCTCACTGACTGAATAATTGAATGCCTTTGCAAACGACTTGAACAAGTCGTGGGTCATGGGACGATTGGGCTGGATTTTTTCTATTTCTATCGCAATGGCTTGCGCTTCAAACATCCCAATAATGATTGGTAAACGACGGTTCCCGTATTCTTCTCCCAACACCAAAGCAAACGAACCAGTTTGGGATTGGCTTGGGGAAAGCCCCAAAATTTCAAGTTTTATTTTTTCCACTATGATAAATGCTAAAGCACGGCTTTTTTTAGGACACAAAAATAATAAACCTGCGGGGATTTGAAAAGGCTTTCTTTTCTCCCGCAGGTTTGTAACATTGGAACTTTCAACGAAGTTTCAAATTAGTAAAAGACAAGAGGCAAATTAGCAAAGGCCAAGGGGCAAACTTGCAAAGGGCAAAAAAGCAAATTAGCAAGGGGCAAAGGGCGAGGGGCAAGCTTGCCTTTTGCCCCTTGCCTTTTATTTACTCTCCTTCACAGCCTTAGTCAGGCGAGGTAAAATGTCAAAAACATCACCTACGATACCGTAATCGGCGGCTTTGAAAAATGGTGCTTCGGGGTCTTTGTTGATAGCCACAATCACTTTTGAAGAGTTGACGCCCGCTAAGTGCTGAATGGCTCCCGAAATTCCGCAAGCAATGTACAAATTAGGTGCAACTTTGATACCCGTTTGGCCAATGTGCTCGTGGTGAGGACGCCAGTCAAGGTCAGAAACTGGCTTTGAACAACCCGTGGCCGCACCAAGTGCCTGTGCCAAGTCGAGAAGCGGTTGCCAATGTTCAGGGCCTTTCATCCCACGTCCACCCGACACCACAATGTCTGCTTCGGTCAACGACAACTCGCCGCTGGCTTTTTCTTGGCTGATTACTTTTGCCACAAAATCGCCACCACCAAGGGCAGGAGAGAAGCCAACAACCTCGGCACTTCCGCTGCCAGCAACGGCCTCAATGGCGTTTTTCTTAATGCCCAAAATTTTGATTGCTCCTTTAACCGCGACTGTTGCAAAAGCTTTGCCTGTATAAATACTGCGTTTTACTTTAAAACCGTCGGTCAAATCTGGTAACTCAGTGACGCCTGATACAATGCTTGCGCCTAATTTAGCGGCGGCACGTGCCCCCATCGAATCACACAAACCTGATTTTGGTAAAATAACTACCTCAGCTCCTTCCTGTTGAACTGCGGCGGCCAATACCGAGGCGTAAGCCATGGCATTCTCAGTGGCTAATTCTGACGCGTTGGCGTGCAAAACTTTGCTGGCTCCGTACGCACCTGCGGAGGCTAGTTCTGAAGTTTCGGCGTTGCCAATGGCCAAAACAGTGGCGGTAGTTCCTTTTACTTTGGCAATTTCTGCTCCGTACGCAACGGCTTCTAAAGATGTTTTTTTGATACTACCGTTATCGAGTTCTACAAATATTAAAATTGACATGATTTCTAAGTTTTTGCGTTTGAAAATTGACAGTTTTTACAACACCTTCGCTTCGGTTTTGAGCAATGAAATGAGGGTTTCTGCTTGGTCGGCAGGAATCATCTTACAAGCACCTTTAGGGGCTGGCAAGGTGTATTTGTCCAAGGTTGCAAGCTCGTCAACGGCCACTGGCTCAACCACTTTAAGGGGCTTCGTACGGGCAGTCATAATTCCGCGCATGTTAGGGATTTTCCACTCAGCAATGGGTTCTTGGCAGCCGAGTACCAAAGGAAGTGGCGCTTCTAAGTTTTCTTTACCACCCTCAATTTCACGGGCAAACTTGGCAGTTGAACCTTCAATATCAAGTTTCATCACAGGAGAAAACGACGGAATGCCAAGCATTTCACCTACTAAACTGTGAACAACACCACTGTTAAAATCAATGGATTCGCGTCCCATTAAAATCAAATCGTAGCTACCTTCTTTGGCAATAGCGGCAATTTGGGCAGCGGTAAAGTAGGAGTCTTGTGGGTCGCAGTTGACACGAATGGCATCGTCGGCACCAATGGCCAATGCTTTACGGATTTGAGGGTCACTTTCGGCTTCGCCGACGTTCAAAACGGTGATGGTTCCTCCCAGCTTTTCTTTCAATTCAACGGCTCTGGCAAGGGCGTAGTCATCGTATGGGCCGATGATGTACTGCACGCCTGCTTTGTTAAATTTAGTGTCATTTTCGGTAAAACTGATTTTGGCCGTTGTATCAGGTACGTTGGTAATGCAAACTAAAATTTTCATGTGCTTCGTCGGGATTATTTGAAATATAACTTTAAGGAGATTTATTTTGTTGGTGCAAATATATAAAGCGCAAGTTTTAAAAATAGTATGCTTGCATAATAATTTTTTATGAACAATAACCGACTCGAATTACTGCTTCAATTTTACGAAGAAGATTCTCAAGACCCTTTCAATGCGTATGCGTTGGCGATGGAGTATCTAAACAAAGACACGGCAAAGGCCAAAGTATATTTTGATACTTTGCTGGAGGAGCATCCTTCTTATTTAGCAACGTATTACCATGCCGCGGCGTTGTATGCGGCCCTCGAAAACCTCGAACGGGCCGAAGCACTATACCAAAAAGGGATGCAACTGGCTATCCAACAACAAAATACCAAAACATACCAAGAGCTACAACGCGCACACCGCCAATTTTTAGATGAACAAGAAGATTGGTAAAGCTCAGCAACCTGGGGAGTGAACCCCTTAAAGTTTGTTAAACTCTGCCACTTTGTCAGTTTTGTCGTCTATAATTTGTACCTTTGTGGTTCAATTTTTTTTTAACGAATTATTGGAATGATTACCTCAACATTAAAAATATTGTCGGAAAGCGATAAAGAGGCGTGCGAAGTCGTGAAAGTGAGTGAAGAAGAATTGGCGGCAGGAAAAAAACGGCTGTTTATAGAAAGCTATGGCTGTCAGATGAATTTTTCGGACAGCGAGATTGTCGCCGCAGTGATGCGTAACGCTGATTTTGCTACTACATCTTCTGAAGACATGGCCGATGTCGTTTTCTTAAATACCTGTTCAATCCGTGATAACGCCGAGCAGAAAGTTAGAAACCGATTGAAGCACCTCAACACGTTGAAGAAAAAACGCCCAGGTATGATTGTGGGTGTGTTGGGATGTATGGCAGAGCGCCTAAAAACCAAGCTCTTGGAAGAAGAAAAAATTGTGGACATCGTGGCAGGGCCTGACTCGTACCGCGATTTGCCAAGGTTGGTAGAGGAAGCAGAAACGGGACAAAAAGCAGTAAACGTATTTCTTTCTCGCGAAGAAACCTATGCCGATATATCACCGATTCGCCTCAATTCCAACGGCATTACGGCTTATATCAGTATCATGCGTGGATGCGATAATATGTGTAGCTTCTGCGTAGTACCTTATACCCGTGGACGTGAGCGTAGCCGCGATCCCTTTAGCGTAGTTCGTGAAGCACAACAACTCTTTGATGAAGGCTACCGTGAAGTAACGCTTTTGGGTCAAAATGTGGATTCATATAAGTATAGCCCCCCAACCCCCGATGGGGGAGAAGGGCAAAAGGTGAATTTTGCACAGTTGTTGGAAATGGTAGCGACCATTAGCCCAGATTTGCGCGTACGTTTTAGTACTTCACACCCTAAAGACATCACCGATGACGTACTTTGGACAATGAAAAAGTACGAAAACATCTGCAAATACATCCACTTGCCAGCGCAAAGCGGAAACAGTCGCGTGCTGAAAATTATGAACCGTACCTATGACCGCGAATGGTACATCCAAAAAATTGACCGTATTCGTGAGATTTTAGGGGTGGATTGTGGTATTTCAACGGATATGATTACGGGCTTTTGTTCGGAAACGGAAGAAGAACATCAAGATACGTTGACGCTGATGGAGTACGTAAAATACGATTATGCGTACATGTTTGCTTACTCAGAACGCCCAGGAACACCAGCTGCCAAAAAACTCAAAGATGACATTGCGGAGGACGTAAAAAAACGCCGTTTGCAAGAAGTAATTGCGATTCAATTGCAGCACTCTGGCGAGCGTAATCAGTTGGCAGTGGGTAAAATCCATAAAGTGTTGGTAGAAGGACCATCAAAGCGTTCGGACGACTTCTTGTGTGGCCGCAATGACCAAAATAAAGTGGTGGTATTCCCGAAAGAAAATTTCAAAAAAGGAGACTACGTACAAGTATTAGTAACAGAATGTTCGTCGGCTACTTTGATTGGCCATGTGGTAGAAACAGCTTAGGATACAATGACAAACCCTGAAATTCAATCCATTAAAAACCGTTTTGGCATTATCGGGAATGCACCTGCCCTCAACTACGCCCTTAACGTAGCGATGCAAGTAGCCGCCACCGATTTGACAGTGCTCATAACGGGAGAAAGTGGAAGTGGGAAAGAGTCGTTTTCTAAGATTATTCACAATCTTAGTTCACGTAAACATGGCCCATTTATTGCCATCAACTGCGGCGCAATTCCCGAGGGAACCATTGACTCTGAGTTGTTTGGCCACGTGAAAGGTTCGTTTACGGGAGCTATCGAAGACCGTAAAGGATATTTTGAAATTACCAACGGTGGTACAATTTTCTTGGACGAGATCGCAGAAATGCCTGTTGGTACTCAAGCACGTTTGTTGCGGGTATTGGAAAACAAGGAATTTATCCGTGTGGGATCATCGGCAGTACAAAAAACCGATGTTCGTGTGGTAGCGGCAACAAACGTAAATTTGATTGACGCAGTGCAGCGTGGTAAATTTCGCGAGGATTTGTATTATCGTCTCAATACAGTGCCGATTGCCGTGCCACCCCTTCGTGAACGGGGAAGCGACATAGATTTATTGTTTCGAAAATTTACTTCTGACTTTGCAGAAAGGTACCGAATCGCACCCGTAACGCTTACGAACGAAGGGAAAGAAATGCTAATTAGTTATAATTTCCCAGGAAATATTCGTCAGTTAAAAAACATTGCCGAGCAAATCCAAATCTTAGAAGCGGAAAATAAAGTGCCAATTACGCCGCAAGTGTTGGTAAAATACTTACCCAATTACGCATCAACGACGCGTTCGATGACGTTTTTAGGAGCAGGAGGAAACAATGCTGGTGCGGGGGAGTCATTTAATGAGCGAGAATTGTTGTACAAAATTTTGTTTGACATGCGGCGCGACATGAATGACCTCAAAAAGCTGGTTTTGAAGCTGTTGAGTGGCGATGCCCACCACGGAGAGATTTTGCGCGAACATGGTAGTCTATTTAGTAGTATAGAAGCCGACACGCAGCCTTTATCAGAAACCACGAAACTGTTGCCAAGTGGAACAGCCCTCAGTGCATCCGCAACGCAGCATTCATCTGGGGCAATGTCGAATAATACGCCTAATATTATTCAGATTTCCCCTTACGATAGCATGGATAATGAGGTAGTGGATATTTCTCACGAATCAGCGGAGGATGAGTCGCTCTCCTTGGAACATAAAGAGAAAGAGATGATTGTGAAGGCTTTACAACGCAGCGCTGGTAAACGCAAATACGCAGCGCAAGCCCTCGGAATTTCAGAACGAACATTGTACCGTAAGATAAAACAGTATGATATTGAAGAAGATTAGTTTTCGGTTTCCTGTTTCGGGTTTCCTGTTTCGGGTTTTG contains:
- a CDS encoding bifunctional nuclease family protein, giving the protein MEKIKLEILGLSPSQSQTGSFALVLGEEYGNRRLPIIIGMFEAQAIAIEIEKIQPNRPMTHDLFKSFAKAFNYSVSEIIISDLKEGIFFARLQCTDGIRDTVIDARPSDAIAIALRFNVPIYTYETILSEAGITSGAQTDADEPIEEIVQSSKPRSWTDQIKNMSLEELHKVLEQSLNNEEYEKAAKIRDEIARRN
- a CDS encoding electron transfer flavoprotein subunit alpha/FixB family protein, translating into MSILIFVELDNGSIKKTSLEAVAYGAEIAKVKGTTATVLAIGNAETSELASAGAYGASKVLHANASELATENAMAYASVLAAAVQQEGAEVVILPKSGLCDSMGARAAAKLGASIVSGVTELPDLTDGFKVKRSIYTGKAFATVAVKGAIKILGIKKNAIEAVAGSGSAEVVGFSPALGGGDFVAKVISQEKASGELSLTEADIVVSGGRGMKGPEHWQPLLDLAQALGAATGCSKPVSDLDWRPHHEHIGQTGIKVAPNLYIACGISGAIQHLAGVNSSKVIVAINKDPEAPFFKAADYGIVGDVFDILPRLTKAVKESK
- a CDS encoding electron transfer flavoprotein subunit beta/FixA family protein translates to MKILVCITNVPDTTAKISFTENDTKFNKAGVQYIIGPYDDYALARAVELKEKLGGTITVLNVGEAESDPQIRKALAIGADDAIRVNCDPQDSYFTAAQIAAIAKEGSYDLILMGRESIDFNSGVVHSLVGEMLGIPSFSPVMKLDIEGSTAKFAREIEGGKENLEAPLPLVLGCQEPIAEWKIPNMRGIMTARTKPLKVVEPVAVDELATLDKYTLPAPKGACKMIPADQAETLISLLKTEAKVL
- a CDS encoding tetratricopeptide repeat protein codes for the protein MNNNRLELLLQFYEEDSQDPFNAYALAMEYLNKDTAKAKVYFDTLLEEHPSYLATYYHAAALYAALENLERAEALYQKGMQLAIQQQNTKTYQELQRAHRQFLDEQEDW
- the miaB gene encoding tRNA (N6-isopentenyl adenosine(37)-C2)-methylthiotransferase MiaB, whose protein sequence is MITSTLKILSESDKEACEVVKVSEEELAAGKKRLFIESYGCQMNFSDSEIVAAVMRNADFATTSSEDMADVVFLNTCSIRDNAEQKVRNRLKHLNTLKKKRPGMIVGVLGCMAERLKTKLLEEEKIVDIVAGPDSYRDLPRLVEEAETGQKAVNVFLSREETYADISPIRLNSNGITAYISIMRGCDNMCSFCVVPYTRGRERSRDPFSVVREAQQLFDEGYREVTLLGQNVDSYKYSPPTPDGGEGQKVNFAQLLEMVATISPDLRVRFSTSHPKDITDDVLWTMKKYENICKYIHLPAQSGNSRVLKIMNRTYDREWYIQKIDRIREILGVDCGISTDMITGFCSETEEEHQDTLTLMEYVKYDYAYMFAYSERPGTPAAKKLKDDIAEDVKKRRLQEVIAIQLQHSGERNQLAVGKIHKVLVEGPSKRSDDFLCGRNDQNKVVVFPKENFKKGDYVQVLVTECSSATLIGHVVETA
- a CDS encoding sigma-54-dependent Fis family transcriptional regulator; translated protein: MTNPEIQSIKNRFGIIGNAPALNYALNVAMQVAATDLTVLITGESGSGKESFSKIIHNLSSRKHGPFIAINCGAIPEGTIDSELFGHVKGSFTGAIEDRKGYFEITNGGTIFLDEIAEMPVGTQARLLRVLENKEFIRVGSSAVQKTDVRVVAATNVNLIDAVQRGKFREDLYYRLNTVPIAVPPLRERGSDIDLLFRKFTSDFAERYRIAPVTLTNEGKEMLISYNFPGNIRQLKNIAEQIQILEAENKVPITPQVLVKYLPNYASTTRSMTFLGAGGNNAGAGESFNERELLYKILFDMRRDMNDLKKLVLKLLSGDAHHGEILREHGSLFSSIEADTQPLSETTKLLPSGTALSASATQHSSGAMSNNTPNIIQISPYDSMDNEVVDISHESAEDESLSLEHKEKEMIVKALQRSAGKRKYAAQALGISERTLYRKIKQYDIEED